In Rhodococcus pseudokoreensis, the DNA window ATGGGCATGACCGCGAGTTGTTCGAGGGTCCCGGCCTCACGTTCCCGGACCAGACCGATGCTGGTGACGATCGTGCCGATGAAGGTCAGGATCAGGCCGATGATCGCCGGCACCATCACCCACGACGTCTTCAGTTCGGGATTGAACAGCACCTCGGTGCGGACCTGGTCGCCGAGTTTGTTCAGGATCGACACCGTCGACTGGGCAGCGAACAGATTCGAGCCGTCGACCAGTGCCGTCGACTGCTCGGCCGGGGTCGATCCGGTCACCACGACGACGTCGACCTTGTTCTCCCGCAACAAATCCGTCGCCTGCGCGGTCGAGCCGTCGACGTCTGTCTGTGTCACATCGAAGAATGGCGGCAACGACGTGCTCACCTGTTGAGCCGAGGGGCCCATGACGGCAGTTTCGACCGAGGAGACATAGAAGTTGGCGGCGTAGCCGAAGATCACGAGCAGGAGAAGCGGCAGCGCAATCAACATCGCCAATGTGCGGGGGTCCCGCCGAAGTTCGCGAAATTCCTTGAGAATCATGGCGCGCATATTCGATGCTAGGCACGCCCAGTGACCTGGGTCAACAGTTGATGAATTACACGCCGTGCCGGAGATCAGTCGTCCGTCAGCGGCGAAGGGCGGCGTCCAGCATGCGGATCAGTTCGCCGACCCGTCCGCCGCCACCCGGTGCCGCCGGAAAACGTCCGAGTACGTCGACGACGACCGGTGTCGCACGCTGGACCGCCAGCCCGACGTGTTCGGCGCCGACGGTCCGATCGTCCCCGGCGACGAGTTCGGCCGCCCTGGCCGCATACGCGGCCGCTCCGAGAATGTGCTTGACCTGGGTGGCCTTCGCCAAGGGATGCAGGTAGGCGGCGCCTGCCGCGGCCATCGCTGCCCACGCCGCCTCGCGCGCAGCCTCGGTGTCCGTGCCCTTGGCGGCCGCGAGCGCCGCCCACGCCGCGTCGCGGAGAGGTTTCCCGCGCTCACCACCCCGAGCGAACTCCCACGCGGTAGTGATCGCGCCGCGGGGCCGGGGGTCGTCCGGCCGATCGGCCTCGAATATCTCGAGCACCCCCTCCGCGCACCCCGCGGCGAACGCGGCGACCTCCCGCAGATCCTGATTACTCAGAACGATTTCCGTTGCGTCCCCTGCCATGGATCCATTTTCGACGACCGGCCGACGGGGCATCGAGACTGTCCCCCAAAGTGGACTGTGGCGCACGACACAGCGGCTCGTAGCGTTCCTGGCACCGACGAAAGTGCGTGTTCAAGACAATCCCACGCCCACGAATGGGCCGAACGGAGTATGTGATGAGCGGAGACCTGAACGAGGTCGGGACCGGTGTCAACCTATTCACCGCAGGGGAGGTTCGCGGTACTGCGAGGTGGTTCAACGACACGGCCGACGTGCTGTCGATCGACGACGACGACCTCGAGGACACTATCGCGTTCGTCAGCAAGGGCGGAATGACGTTCCTGTCGCCGATCCTGCCGGACCTGCGCGCGATCGTCTGTACGGCCGGTAGCCGGGAGTCGCACCTCGCGATCCTGTCGCGAGAGTCCGACGTCCCCTGCGTGCTCGCCGCCGACCTGACCGGAGCCGTCGCAGACGGCGACACCGTGGTCCTGGACCTGTCGGATACCGAGACCGCACGCGTGGCCGTCGCTGCCGGGGCGGTGACGGCGTGACCGCACAACTGACCACTCCCGTGAACGTGGAGGCCCTGTACACCGACCCGGCCTACGAGCCCACACTCGAGGAATGGAACTGGCTTGTGCACGCCGCGGGTGCGGCCTACAAGTCCGAACTGTCGGCGCGGACCGTGTTCGAGTCGGAACTGTTCGGCATGAACACCTACATTCTGATGTCGATGATGGAGGACTACCTCCGGGTGCCGGAGCGCATCCGCACCATCCGACAGCACGCCACCCCCACCGAACTGGTGCGCAAGGCTCTGCCCATCGGCAACAAGCGCAGCTTCATCAACCTCGCGGCCACCCCGCTGCACTACCTCACCGGTCGTGAACTGTTCGTCGACCTCGGCGAGAACACCCTGTCGGACGGTCTGGAGGACCAGCTCGAGGTGCTGCGCTTCTGGCGCGAGGCGACCATCGCCATCCGCACCGACAACGTCCTGTTCAACATGGACGCGGAGCCGCAGAACAGTTCCCATGTAATCGGCGGCGACTTGCTGGCGGAGATCCGGTCCCACCTGGTTCCCGCGGACGACGAGGTCAAGGCGGGGATTCGCAAGTTCGGTGCGCGGCTGACCGCGTACGCGTTCCTGGAGAACTGCGACGCACGCACCGCGGTGTGCGACACCGGGCCCTATCAACTCGAGGACGGCACGTTCCTGGCGCTGCGCGAGACCTGCACGGACGGTGACGGAGACTTCCCCTGGGTCGACGGCATCCGCGAAACGCTGCCCTACCACCATTTCGTCATCGCCCACCGGCTGCCCGCCACGGTGAAGATGGACAACAACGTCTGGGGCACAGCCTGGTTCACGCCGAGCGACTACCAGGCCGACATCATCGAAACCCGAGTGTTCTGCACCGACGGCGGCACCCTCCGCCCACTCGGCGCCGACGAGGTCGAGGAGGCCACCAAGGCGATCCGGAAGGCGCACCGAGCGCTGTACCAGCGGTTGGCCGAGACCGACGCCGAAGAACGCAACCTGTACGCCACCGAGATGTACGCATGGAAGCTCAAGGCGTGGGCACGACTCGCCGGCTGCTACGACGAGATCGATTGGGCCATCACGCCGCGGATCGCCGAATCCTTCCAGAAGTTCAGCGACCCGGACCTCGCGCTGCAGTTGATCGGCGGCGTCTTCGTTCCGCAGAACCGCGACGGTTGCTTCCGTCCACTGGGAGGCTAGGTCATGTCCATTCTCGGCAAGGGAAATCCGTCGTACTCCTTCGCGCCGGTCACCGGAACAGTGCACCATTTCCGGTCGCCGGACGACGTGATCGCCTCCCTCGACAGCGACCTCGAGTCCACGATCGCGCTCGTCGCGTCGGGCGGCACGACATTCCTTTCGCCGATCCTGGGTCGGCTCGGGGGAATCGTCTGCCTGGATGGAACACTCCGCTCGCACCTGGCGATCGTGTCACGAGAGTTCGAGGTCCCGTGCCTGGTCGGTACCGAACTGTCCGAGGACATCCCCGACGGTACCGAGGTCACGCTCCGTATCGAGGAGCAGACGGGGGTCGTGGCTTCCCCGGATACTGAAACCGGATCGGATGTGAGCGCCGCGTGGTGGGAATACATCCGGCGCGTGGGAGACGAGATCGCCGTCAAGGACTTCATGGTCGACGTGACGGGCGCTGCGCTCGAGGCACTCATCTCCGAGGAACTCACCGACGACCGCCTCGACGACCTCGTCCAGCACATGGGCCGGGCATTCAAACCCGAATTGACGCGCCGCTCCGGTTTCACCTCCGAACTGTTTCCGATGCTGCCCTACATGTCGCTGTCGGTCATCGAGGACTTCCACAGCTACGTGGATCGGATACGCGTGATCGAGGCGGCTGTGCCGGCTGAAGAGTTGGGTCGCCGGTTGCGTGAGGGGCCGAACAAGGTCAGCCCGCTGTGGATCTGGATGATCGGCTACCACTTCCTCTGCGGTCGAGAGTGCCTGATACAGATGGGCACCATCGAGCCCGGTGACCACCGGGAGGATATTCGCACCGTCGTGGACTTCTGGCGCCGGCTCACCCTGGCGCACCGTGGTGACGGCACACTCGACTACAAGGACGCCGGATTCACCAACCGCTACCTGTCGACAGCAGTCGTCGAGGAGCTGGTCGGCGCGGCAACGGTGTTGGACGCGACCACTGCGAAGAGCCTCAAGCGGCTGAACGCGACGGTCTCGGGATACTCGTTCCTGTACTTCTGTGACTCACGGGTCGGTATCTGCGACTCCGGTCCGTATCCGCGGCCGACGGGAAACCGGCAGACGATCGTGCGGGACTATCTCTCCCTCGGCCCCAGCTCGTGGGCGTATCCATGGACGGACGATCTGGACCCGCCCTACACCGGGTTGACGATGGTCCTGACATTCGACCGCTCGAAGTTCACCGAGTTCGAAATCAACGACTGGGGAACAACGTTCACCGAACCCGATCAACTTCTCGCCGTCGTCGACGAAGCTGCCGTGTACGGGTACCGCGCCGACGGCACCCGTGAACTGATCGCGCCGGAAGACTGGCCGAGTGTTGCCGCGGATCTCAGCCGATGCCACATGGGCCTGTATCAGAAGTTCGCCACCATGGACCGGAGCGACCGAATTTTGGCCGCCACCACCATGTACACCTCAGGTCTTCGCCCCTTCGCCGCCCAGGCCGGGGTGACCGACCACGTCGACTGGGAGATGTCGCCGAAGACCCTTGCGCTCTACCCCGATCCATTCGATGACGACGACAAGGCCGCGGCCATCTTCGGAGGTGCCCTGGTGGCACACGACATGCCCGGATCCTTCTCGCCCATCCGCCCGAACTCCTGAGAGGAGGCGCCCACATGCGCCAATCGATGCAGAAACTCATTCACGCCGACGAGCTGTTGTGTCACCAGACGCCCGAAACCTTCGCGACCATCAGCCACGCCGACACGTCCTGGACGGAGAAACTCTGGGCGTCGCTGTTCGCCCGCGACGGGTCCATTCAGGTCGACATCGGCCTCGGGAAATACCACAACCGGAACGTGATGGACATGTTCGCCGGCGTTTCGCGAGGGAAGGAGCAGCTGACGGTCCGTGCCAGCAGGCAGCTCGATCTCGATGGCGAGCGGATCGGCGTGGGGCCCTTGGACTACGAGGTCATCGAGCCTCTCCGTCAGGTGCGCTGGGTCCTGCAGGAGAACGACGTGGTCCCACTGCGATTCGACCTCACCATCACCGGAGTGCTGCCGCCGTTCCTGGAACAGAAGGACGTCCAGCGTGAGCCGCAGGGCTTCCGGGTGCAGTCCGACCTCCTCCGCTACCACCAGGCGTCGACGATCAGCGGCGAGATCTGGATCGACGGCGAGCGGATCGAGGTCCGGGACGAGGAATGGTTCGGCTTCCGCGACCACTCCTGGGGAGTGCGGATGGACGTCGGCGAGACGGCGCCCGACGTCTTCAAGCCGCAGCGCCTCGATGGCGACTTCATCCTCACCTGGAGTCCGATGTGGATGCAACGTCCCGATGGAAGTAGCTACGAAATCCATCACTACCTGCAGTGGGTCGACGGCGCCGTGACCTACTTCTCGGGTTTCGAGAACCTGCCGGACGGCACTCAGCGGCAGCTTCACGGCATGCGGGACGAACTCAAGTACGATCCCGTCAACCGCCGCCTCCTCGGGGGCAAGATGACGTTCGACTCCGGTTGGGGCGAGACCCGGACCCTCGAGATCGAACCGATCGGCGACACCGGTTTCCATCTCGGTACCGGCCTGTATTTCGGCTTCAAGGGGCACCGCCACGGGCAGTGGCACGGTCCGTCCCACCTGGACGGTGAGCGGTATGCCGATGTCTCCGAGGAGAATACGGCACGCGAGGTGCATCAACTGCGTGACTGTGTGATCAGGGTTCGTGAAGGCGACGCCGTCGGCTACGGCATCTTCGAATCGATGGTGATCGGTGAACATCCCCGCTACGGGCTGACGAAGGAGAGTTCCTTCCTCTGACCGGAGCGTGACGGGGCCGCGGACGAACAGTCTGCGGCCCCTTTGTCATATCCGCTGCGCCCGCGCCAGCAGCGCCAGTTCCATCCGTGACTGGCAACCGGTGGTCGTGAGGATTCGGGTGACGTACTTCTTCACGCTGTCCTCGGCGAGCGAGAGGATCTCGGCGATCTGCGCATTCGACAATCCGTCGGCGACGAGTCGGACAACCTGCCGCTGGCGCACGGAGAGTCGTGCGAGGGCCGCCTGCGACTTCGACGCGGGCAGGCCGCGGGCCATGGCCGACATCTGCTGGCTCAGCAGCCGCAGCGTGGCCGCCTCGGAGGCACCGATCTTGCCGGGCTCCGGGTCGAACATCCCCAGCAGTGCCGTGTGTCCCGCGCTCAACTCCAGGCGCAATGCGGCAGCGGTCTGCATGCGCCACGTGGAGGAGAGGAAGTATCGGACGTAGGCGTCGGCCGCCGCGGGCATCTGGCCCATCGACTGCAGTTCGTCCAGTGAGGACACGCCGCTGGAGACGAGTTGCCGCATCGCCGCCGGCGTGCCGAAGATGTCGTAGCGGGCCCACCTGTCCTGGTATTCGGGCAGCATCTTGGCGGTTTTGCCCGCGGTCAGGGGTGCCGAATCCTCGAACACGGTGTGGAAGGTCGCGCCGGCGAAGAACGAGACGTGTCTCAGGGCGAAGTGCTCACTGATCGCTTCGACGGCCCGTTCCTTGAAGTCGGGAAGGCAGGCCGCGCCGGAGCACTGTTCGAGGATGTCGAACGCGCGCTCGTAGTCGGCCTTGCTCAGGTTGGCTCGGAACGGGGAGCGGTTTCGGGACGAGGACTTTGCAGTCGGCGTTGTCCCGGAAGTGTCCCCCAACGTGGACTGGGTCACACCACGGAGCGTAGCTAGTTTTATGTCACAACGCCAAGAAGCCGGAGAAAAAAATACCAGGTAGCCACCTGTTTCCGGCCGCGATGGCGGCTGCGTCAGTCCCTAGGAAACGTGAGGTGACATGTCCGACTCCGTGGTTACGCCCCCCAAATGGGGATCGACCGAAATGCTCCCATTGCCGGGCCGATTCAACACCGCTGTTCGGTCGTTGGCGGCACAACGATTCTCCGCCACCGGAGAGCAATGGAAAGACAGCGTATTCGAACGTCAGTTCGATATTTTCTCGGTGGAGGATGCGCGAGCGATCGAGCAGGAGGCCCTGGATTCCGGGTACCGGTTCGAATACTCCGCGACGGTCTCCCTCGAATCCGAGCCGCACAAGTACAAGCGAACCGACCGAGAGGCGCGGGCGTTCTCGGAAGACCGGGACTCGGACGGTCGCCGTCACGTGGGTATCGGCGACAACGTGATCAAGAAGTCCCAGACGGTCATCGGACCGGTCGCATTGATCTCCGCGGTCGAGCAGGTCATGGAATTGCTCACCGACGGCATCCCACCCGGCACGATCGCCGTGATCGACGACTCGGGCGGCACCTTGACGGCGCCGATCATCGAAGGGTTCGCCGGTGTCATCTGCCTCGGCGGCACCGTGCGCTCGCACCTGGGCATCCTCGCCCGGGAGTACGACGTCCCCACGCTGATGAACTGCAAGATCAACGACCTGAAGAACGGCGACGTGGTCGAACTCGAAGTGACCGCGGCGCCCCCGGCAGCGGATGCCTACGAGACGGGTGACACCGGGCATGCCCGGATCTGGCTGATCGAAAGCGAGAGCTGAGACCATGGCGAATCTGAACTACCGGACCCTGCTGGAGACCAACAACTACCTGCGGAGTCTGTCCGACACCACCTACTGGCTGTGCATCACGCGCACGGTGCAGGAATCGAAGCTGTTCCCCATGAACCCGTACATGCTGGTGAGCTATCTCAACAGCTTCTACCGGTTGCCGACCCTGTTGCGCGAGA includes these proteins:
- a CDS encoding ABC transporter permease; this translates as MRAMILKEFRELRRDPRTLAMLIALPLLLLVIFGYAANFYVSSVETAVMGPSAQQVSTSLPPFFDVTQTDVDGSTAQATDLLRENKVDVVVVTGSTPAEQSTALVDGSNLFAAQSTVSILNKLGDQVRTEVLFNPELKTSWVMVPAIIGLILTFIGTIVTSIGLVREREAGTLEQLAVMPIRPSQVILGKIVPYFLLAALDMTVVTVLGMVLFGVPFNGNVLVFALGAALFLFVVLGLGVLISTISQTTGQAIQTAFLFLMPQILLSGMIFPLDAMAAGVRWIGYLLPLTYFTMISQGVMLRDAPISSLWLPLVVLAVMAIVVFTGSTLRFRRDLAPDVSKAGRPEGSKSVDPTGADAS
- a CDS encoding putative immunity protein, which codes for MAGDATEIVLSNQDLREVAAFAAGCAEGVLEIFEADRPDDPRPRGAITTAWEFARGGERGKPLRDAAWAALAAAKGTDTEAAREAAWAAMAAAGAAYLHPLAKATQVKHILGAAAYAARAAELVAGDDRTVGAEHVGLAVQRATPVVVDVLGRFPAAPGGGGRVGELIRMLDAALRR
- a CDS encoding PEP-utilizing enzyme → MSGDLNEVGTGVNLFTAGEVRGTARWFNDTADVLSIDDDDLEDTIAFVSKGGMTFLSPILPDLRAIVCTAGSRESHLAILSRESDVPCVLAADLTGAVADGDTVVLDLSDTETARVAVAAGAVTA
- a CDS encoding PEP-utilizing enzyme, whose translation is MSILGKGNPSYSFAPVTGTVHHFRSPDDVIASLDSDLESTIALVASGGTTFLSPILGRLGGIVCLDGTLRSHLAIVSREFEVPCLVGTELSEDIPDGTEVTLRIEEQTGVVASPDTETGSDVSAAWWEYIRRVGDEIAVKDFMVDVTGAALEALISEELTDDRLDDLVQHMGRAFKPELTRRSGFTSELFPMLPYMSLSVIEDFHSYVDRIRVIEAAVPAEELGRRLREGPNKVSPLWIWMIGYHFLCGRECLIQMGTIEPGDHREDIRTVVDFWRRLTLAHRGDGTLDYKDAGFTNRYLSTAVVEELVGAATVLDATTAKSLKRLNATVSGYSFLYFCDSRVGICDSGPYPRPTGNRQTIVRDYLSLGPSSWAYPWTDDLDPPYTGLTMVLTFDRSKFTEFEINDWGTTFTEPDQLLAVVDEAAVYGYRADGTRELIAPEDWPSVAADLSRCHMGLYQKFATMDRSDRILAATTMYTSGLRPFAAQAGVTDHVDWEMSPKTLALYPDPFDDDDKAAAIFGGALVAHDMPGSFSPIRPNS
- a CDS encoding helix-turn-helix transcriptional regulator, with translation MTQSTLGDTSGTTPTAKSSSRNRSPFRANLSKADYERAFDILEQCSGAACLPDFKERAVEAISEHFALRHVSFFAGATFHTVFEDSAPLTAGKTAKMLPEYQDRWARYDIFGTPAAMRQLVSSGVSSLDELQSMGQMPAAADAYVRYFLSSTWRMQTAAALRLELSAGHTALLGMFDPEPGKIGASEAATLRLLSQQMSAMARGLPASKSQAALARLSVRQRQVVRLVADGLSNAQIAEILSLAEDSVKKYVTRILTTTGCQSRMELALLARAQRI
- a CDS encoding PEP-utilizing enzyme, encoding MEDARAIEQEALDSGYRFEYSATVSLESEPHKYKRTDREARAFSEDRDSDGRRHVGIGDNVIKKSQTVIGPVALISAVEQVMELLTDGIPPGTIAVIDDSGGTLTAPIIEGFAGVICLGGTVRSHLGILAREYDVPTLMNCKINDLKNGDVVELEVTAAPPAADAYETGDTGHARIWLIESES